A genomic stretch from Scheffersomyces stipitis CBS 6054 chromosome 6, complete sequence includes:
- a CDS encoding predicted protein has product MSLADVVTYIWLQLSEFARYVSELQAYKKISSLKLLDAGFGRQYKHEPLLIDSPHAFEKQEPTFQKSVSSIISKSPKPIFNLQLLTQTVSHLYQRVSFELQTITPGNGFALSIAIFIIIYLILIGSVIYICYDADEECTRSSSSSREEVCETGCNRDEPLEVITQEPMPENPDVHYILQDLDFVARVNLKSVNNKVQIINPNYRRNSTKALLLDYTDDLEVERQSSVKDSETPSSAFSDQKDNLITLDNESEVKLPRKGTTYTVESITGHSSSIYPKGTKGSINSNIVKADSNFVFNLLHPNSNRHKSSASLQATTIASAHGTIDNQIKESILLLDPRTSTPFKIMTSPGIINPGTDSLGNVGFASSASKLLAPVESNISICGDISNTSISLSVADSLDIPNFTVQPQYQELLDDTDDQISLFDYFDTSMSLLEHCFDFESEYEKWVELSRNKTELRKECRKIFDDQSTIADKVKSIEILRFLVANDHDIRVSSLHKKKKKFERLIEEHISEFINVLYTGNYIVMRYVILLLRDYITNCKSNQIEIEDYNRIMTGLIEENYYNKALNEIIESSLFSIMVALHPSMLSATIFFIFNELLVDPILDLRKVKLMLQGIKFYICFNKDILIEQLNNAPEEEKIKTGVYQIMRCLCNTTRIISVDKQFKGGVSSITENSLQKEIIDFYLLILEVFIDSKSISKVQKIEFLDHFVTRAYSELQPLIHGDPRQLRKPSMQDSTK; this is encoded by the coding sequence ATGTCCCTTGCCGATGTTGTCACCTACATTTGGCTTCAATTGTCAGAATTTGCAAGATATGTCTCTGAACTTCAGGCGTATAaaaagatttcttctttaaaGTTACTAGATGCTGGATTTGGACGGCAATATAAGCATGAACCCCTACTTATAGATAGTCCACATGCTTTTGAAAAACAGGAGCCTACATTTCAAAAGTCAGTGCTGCTGATTATAAGCAAGAGCCCCAAACCGATTTTTAATTTGCAGCTCCTTACTCAAACAGTTTCACATTTATATCAACGTGTGTCTTTCGAATTACAAACTATTACCCCAGGGAATGGTTTCGCTCTTTCTATCGCAATATTCATTATCATatatttgatattgatTGGAAGCgtaatatatatatgcTATGATGCCGACGAAGAATGTACCCGTTCATCGTCTAGCTCACGAGAAGAAGTCTGCGAGACCGGCTGCAACAGAGATGAACCGTTAGAAGTCATAACGCAAGAGCCCATGCCAGAAAACCCAGACGTGCATTATATTCTCCAGGATCTAGATTTTGTGGCAAGGGTTAATTTGAAGTCTGTAAACAACAAAGTTCAAATAATCAACCCAAACTATCGGAGAAACAGCACAAAGGCATTGTTATTGGATTATACGGACGATTTGGAAGTAGAGCGGCAAAGTTCCGTAAAGGATAGTGAAACGCCGTCCTCAGCTTTTAGTGACCAAAAAGATAATTTAATCACTTTGGACAATGAGAGCGAGGTAAAATTACCAAGAAAAGGGACAACTTACACGGTCGAATCAATAACAGGCCATTCTAGTTCAATATATCCAAAGGGGACAAAAGGTTCTATTAATTCTAATATAGTTAAAGCTGATCTGAATTTCGTCTTtaaccttcttcatccaaacAGTAATAGGCACAAATCATCAGCTAGTCTACAAGCGACTACAATTGCATCTGCCCATGGTACCATAGACAACCAGATAAAGGAGAGCATCCTATTGTTAGATCCGAGAACAAGCACACCATTTAAAATCATGACATCTCCTGGAATTATTAACCCTGGAACAGATAGCCTTGGAAATGTCGGATTCGCTTCATCAGCATCAAAGCTTCTAGCACCTGTCGAATCGAATATAAGTATATGCGGCGATATTTCGAACACATCAATACTGTTACTGGTTGCAGACAGTCTTGACATACCAAATTTCACAGTGCAACCTCAATATCAGGAGCTACTAGACGATACTGATGACCAAATCTCCCTTTTCGACTACTTTGATACTTCAATGCTGCTTTTGGAGCACTGCTTTGATTTCGAGAGTGAGTACGAGAAGTGGGTTGAGCTACTGCGTAACAAGACTGAGCTCAGAAAGGAGTGTAGAAAAATCTTTGACGACCAATCAACCATTGCAGACAAGGTTAAATCCATAGAAATATTGAGATTTCTAGTAGCAAATGACCACGACATAAGGGTTAGTTCATTACataaaaagaagaaaaaattCGAGAGATTGATAGAAGAGCATATTTCTGAGTTTATTAATGTTCTTTACACTGGAAATTATATTGTAATGAGGTACGTGATTTTACTACTTAGGGACTACATTACGAATTGCAAATCtaatcaaattgaaatagaGGATTACAACAGAATTATGACAGGACTAATAGAAGAGAATTATTACAACAAGGCGTTGAATGAAATTATAGAGAGTAGCTTGTTCTCGATTATGGTTGCATTGCATCCATCCATGTTATCAGCAACtattttctttattttcaatgaacttcttgtggACCCCATTCTTGATTTGAGAAAAGTCAAATTGATGTTGCAGGGTATtaaattctacatttgCTTCAACAAGGATATCTTGATCGAACAACTAAATAACGCCcctgaagaagagaagatcaAAACAGGCGTTTATCAGATTATGAGATGCCTTTGCAATACAACTAGAATTATATCTGTGGACAAGCAGTTTAAAGGCGGAGTTTCGAGTATTACCGAAAATTCACTACAGAAGGAAATAATAGATTTCTATTTGCTAATTTTGGAAGTATTTATTGACtcaaaatcaatttcaaaagttCAGAAAATCGAGTTTTTGGATCATTTCGTGACTAGAGCATATTCagagttgcagccattAATCCATGGCGATCCAAGACAACTTCGCAAACCCAGCATGCAGGATTCTACTAAATAA
- a CDS encoding NADH dehydrogenase I beta subcomplex 9 → MSRAILPFTEANSKRVASLFRQALRTAFDSSLKFDAYRAETIKIRAQFEANKHISDPTELESVIAATRAKLAEYAHPDPYFPPCRPGGTKYQRNIPVAREPLVPGDW, encoded by the coding sequence aTGTCTAGAGCCATATTACCATTCACAGAAGCCAACTCTAAGAGGGTGGCATCTTTGTTCAGACAAGCTTTGAGAACCGCATTCGACAGCTCATTGAAGTTCGATGCCTATAGAGCAGAAACCATAAAGATCAGAGCACAATTTGAGGCCAATAAGCACATATCTGATCCAACTGAGTTGGAAAGCGTCATTGCTGCAACCAGGGCTAAGTTGGCTGAATATGCCCACCCTGACCCATACTTCCCACCATGCAGACCAGGTGGTACCAAGTACCAAAGAAACATTCCAGTTGCAAGAGAACCTCTTGTCCCAGGTGACTGGTAA
- a CDS encoding predicted protein, protein MNVLKLQKKFPVLGQSDLFSIIEDFRGIDGEDKGWVEKKDAINSVSKKGPYSYDQARETLKHVNVDASGHVELEDYVELIAKLKESTLSDESDTVAIPSESSFSPRRVNKPAPPVPTANPSKKTYLTGKTSGTTHTINDEERTEFTRHINAVLAGDVDIGERLPFDTETFQIFDECRDGLVLSKLINDSVPDTIDTRVLNLQKGKKVLNNFQMSENANIVINSAKAIGCIVVNVHSEDIIDGKEHLILGLIWQIIRRGLLSKVDIKYHPELYRLLEDDETLEQFLRLPPEQILLRWFNYHLKNAGSERRVGNFSKDISDGVAYTVLLNQLQPEHCDLLPLKTPDLLQRAEKVLDNAEKIGCRKYLTPTSLVSGNPKLNLAFVAHLFNTYPGLDPIEEHENIDIEEFDAEGEREARVFTLWLNSLDVDPPIVSLFEDLKDGLVLLQAYDKVLPGSVSFKHVNKKPANGGEVSRFKALENTNYAVEIGKANSFSLVGIEGSDIVDGNKLLTLGLVWQLMRRNIVSTLSELGKGANLTDADILRWASSQVAKGGKSSNVRSFKDPSLSSGVFLLDVLNGLKPGYVDYDLVYQGANLSDEEKYANARLAISIARKLGALIWLVPEDINEVRSRLILSFVGSLMAVSETL, encoded by the coding sequence ATGAATGTATTGaaacttcagaagaagttccCTGTGTTGGGACAATCGGATTTATTCAGTATCATCGAAGACTTTAGAGGCATTGATGGCGAAGACAAAGGATGGGTTGAAAAAAAAGACGCAATCAATTCGGTTTCCAAGAAGGGACCTTACTCCTACGATCAAGCTAGAGAAACATTGAAGCATGTAAATGTGGACGCATCTGGTCATGTTGAATTAGAGGACTACGTTGAATTGATTGCAAAGCTTAAGGAATCGACTTTGAGTGATGAATCTGACACTGTGGCTATTCCTTCAGAACTGTCATTTTCACCAAGAAGGGTGAACAAACCAGCGCCACCAGTTCCTACAGCTAACCCCAGTAAAAAAACCTACTTAACTGGTAAAACTTCTGGAACTACTCATACAATcaacgacgaagaaagaaCTGAATTCACAAGACATATCAACGCTGTCTTGGCAGGCGATGTAGACATAGGTGAAAGATTGCCATTTGATACTGAGACTTTCCAAATATTCGATGAATGTAGAGATGGCTTGGTTTTGTCGAAGTTGATCAATGACTCTGTTCCGGACACCATCGATACAAGAGTCTTGAATTTGCAAAAGGGAAAGAAGGTtttgaacaacttccagATGTCTGAAAACGCGAACATTGTCATCAATTCAGCCAAGGCAATTGGTTGCATTGTCGTCAATGTCCATTCCGAAGATATTATTGACGGTAAGGAACATTTGATCTTAGGCTTAATATGGCAAATTATCAGAAGAGGTTTGTTATCTAAGGTTGACATCAAATATCATCCTGAATTGTACAGATTGttggaagacgatgaaACTTTAGAACAATTTTTGAGATTGCCACCTGAACAAATCTTGTTGCGTTGGTTTAATTACCACTTGAAGAACGCAGGTTCCGAAAGAAGGGTAGGTAATTTCTCTAAGGACATCAGTGATGGTGTGGCTTATACTGTATTGTTAAACCAATTGCAACCTGAGCATTGTGATTTGTTGCCATTAAAGACCCCTGATCTCTTGCAGAGAGCCGAAAAAGTATTGGACAATGCTGAGAAGATTGGATGCAGAAAGTACTTAACCCCAACTTCGTTGGTGTCTGGTAACCCTAAATTGAACTTGGCTTTTGTTGCACACTTATTCAACACTTACCCAGGATTGGATCCTATTGAAGAGCATGAAAATATCGATATCGAAGAATTCGATGCTGAAGGTGAAAGAGAAGCAAGAGTATTTACTTTGTGGTTGAATTCTTTGGATGTGGACCCACCAAttgtttctcttttcgAAGACTTAAAGGATGGTTTGGTTTTATTACAGGCTTATGACAAGGTGTTGCCTGGTTCTGTTTCCTTCAAGCATGTTAACAAGAAGCCAGCTAACGGAGGGGAAGTTTCTCGTTTCAAGGCCTTGGAAAACACCAACTATGCCGTTGAAATCGGCAAGGCAAACAGCTTCTCGTTAGTTGGTATCGAAGGTTCCgatattgttgatggaaATAAATTGTTAACTTTGGGATTGGTCTGGCAATTGATGAGACGGAATATTGTTAGCACTCTTTCTGAATTAGGTAAAGGCGCTAACTTGACTGATGCTGACATTTTGAGATGGGCTCTGAGCCAAGTTGCTAAGGGAGGAAAGTCATCTAACGTAAGATCTTTCAAGGATCCATCTTTGTCTAGTGGTGTATTCCTTTTGGATGTTTTGAATGGGCTTAAGCCAGGCTACGTTGATTATGACTTGGTTTACCAGGGTGCCAACTTATCAGACGAAGAGAAATACGCCAATGCCAGATTAGCCATTTCTATTGCGAGAAAATTAGGAGCCCTAATCTGGTTAGTTCCAGAGGATATCAATGAAGTCAGAAGTAGATTGATATTGTCCTTTGTCGGAAGTTTGATGGCTGTTTCCGAAACTCTATAA
- a CDS encoding predicted protein, translated as MNSNGRDTSTSTYSGSERSNNSSTNNYSSTLADATLGDNEHPTFAVEQVQLGFELDNALIQLCVQNNIMFLILQTHVLRIDLDNPSTVGRYSVPSMSSAVGSTITNAWLHPSGNHFIIQTNGVNYYYLNESYSKFKALPKFKNLNISQIAFPHDQSTASDKSTGDFLIGTNEGHIYLAQLKPHDPETQDSKRDEKYIKLVFKYQHAEVPVLSGLTFTNNNSQINAFLNNNLYVWDCFDTSYSELTKVFKTNPKVVSFQSDLTGKSTPIFASNGHSYVYIFSKSNEILTNDEEILLSQAEKLDTSKINENISLSSNSIIVTPHHLVTFNDAHDKLISFNKLSLSNASSPPVELNLKSFCNPGEYLFGITADFKNNTYWIFSNNSIYELIIRNEAVSVWYNYYKMGKFEEALKCLEENNNNGSNSSDLYKIDLILIKQGYNYLQRGGFGLDYAGDGEEKNSENDFHNDLIELQIKGVRILANSSEPFEKVCLMLLNLQDHLKIETTSKQQLPTSSLDISTLSIVSQKLLLEYLLEKFRIARDLEKNKIRMVVLSSWIVELMLRMINKLETDVSIKTASPVLGLANGGLKHNSLFQSHKKNFATGLNNSFQEFLTTNYKYLDRGTIYQIMKISHCPDKLIYYAELIEDYEFILQYYLDISDFSNSLRIMTKIYTSSSDESKEIIYRASTVMLANDPMQTIETWLKFNEDINHERLLPAILTYNKNNESIPIYENYSLQFLSKIVYEKSIRSEQINNHYLSLLITYPENDKTSKKQATKQILKLLNFLSQEATKKRPTYNANFILRLCLTYKQFQPAVWILINDMNLYDIALSLALDNDLTDLGEYVLRAYDNSLSKKERISIESSDRSYGSDEYEKEEDINFIGKVRLEEESYNTRKKLWLMFAKYLVQLVCEGKMPNIHFDDEVDVEESKSVNSQAEVKKTVQDVTNDLVESITNEKKDKTVPDVDSKQLNKVLKYIISLSNSGHSSGVIGLKDLLPLFPESIMINNFKEEIVKSLNQYNNKINQLTLEMKESLNISSNLKSQIRDSNKISEKAKIYSIIEPGESCQICKKLLINKNFIYFPNCHHGHHKDCLIRAYIKSKGNYRFKKIFLHFKKNPSAVNKRELDDMITRECLLCNDGNILVVDNSLIDSDRDQSELIEWEL; from the coding sequence ATGAATTCTAACGGCCGGGACACTTCGACGTCCACTTATTCTGGGTCTGAAAGGTCCAATAATTCGTCAACCAACAATTACTCTTCTACTTTGGCAGATGCTACTCTTGGCGATAATGAACATCCTACCTTCGCTGTAGAGCAAGTTCAGCTTGGGTTCGAACTCGACAATGCATTGATCCAATTATGTGTTCAGAATAATATTATGTTCTTGATACTTCAAACACATGTCCTTAGAATTGATCTCGATAATCCTTCCACCGTTGGAAGGTATTCAGTACCTAGTATGTCCTCTGCAGTTGGAAGCACAATCACTAATGCATGGCTCCACCCAAGTGGAAACCACTTTATTATTCAAACTAACGGAGTCAACTACTACTATCTCAACGAGTCTTATAGTAAGTTCAAGGCCTTAccaaaattcaaaaacttAAATATCAGTCAAATTGCATTCCCCCACGATCAGTCTACAGCTTCAGACAAATCAACTGGTGATTTCCTAATTGGAACAAACGAGGGCCACATATACTTGGCTCAATTAAAACCTCACGATCCAGAAACTCAAGATAGCAAACGAGATGAGAAGTACATAAAATTGGTATTCAAATATCAGCATGCCGAAGTTCCTGTGCTTTCTGGCTTAACATTTACGAACAATAATTCCCAGATCAATGCATTCTTGAATAATAACTTATATGTTTGGGATTGTTTTGACACTTCCTATTCAGAATTAACCAAAGTTTTCAAAACAAATCCCAAAGTTGTGTCATTTCAGTCCGATCTTACAGGCAAATCTACTCCTATTTTCGCATCCAATGGTCACCTGTACGTCTACATCTTTTCAAAGTCCAATGAGATTCTTACGAATGACGAAgagatcttgttgtcaCAAGCCGAAAAGCTTGACACTTCCAAGATAAATGAGAATATCAGCTTATCAAGCAACAGTATAATAGTAACTCCGCATCATTTGGTTACATTCAACGACGCACATGATAAGTTGATatctttcaacaagttgtcttTGTCCAATGCATCGAGCCCTCCTGTcgagttgaacttgaaaagcTTTTGTAACCCTGGTGAATATTTATTTGGAATAACAGctgatttcaagaataatACATACTGGATtttttccaacaactctaTTTATGAATTAATCATTCGGAACGAGGCTGTATCCGTTTGGTACAACTACTACAAGATGGGGAAATTCGAAGAGGCCTTGAAATGTttagaagaaaataacAACAATGGCCTGAACTCTTCAGATTTGTACAAGATTGATCTTATCCTTATCAAACAGGGGTACAATTACTTACAAAGAGGTGGGTTTGGATTAGATTATGCAGGTGATGGGGAAGAAAAAAATAGCGAGAACGATTTTCATAACGACTTGattgaacttcaaatcAAAGGGGTCCGGATTTTGGCAAATCTGTCTGAACCCTTTGAGAAGGTCTGTCtcatgttgttgaatttgcAAGATCATTTGAAGATCGAAACAACATCTAAGCAACagcttccaacttcttcattagACATATCTACCTTAAGTATAGTTTCTCAGAAGCTATTGCTTGAATACCTCCTCGAAAAATTCAGAATAGCGAGAGACCTTgaaaaaaacaaaatcaGAATGGTGGTCTTATCGAGTTGGATCGTGGAGCTTATGTTAAGAATGATCAATAAATTAGAGACCGACGTAAGTATTAAAACCGCTTCCCCAGTTTTGGGATTGGCAAATGGAGGTTTGAAACACAATTCATTATTTCAGTCtcacaagaagaattttgcaaccggGTTGAATAATtcatttcaagaatttttAACCACAAATTATAAGTATTTGGATAGAGGAACAATTTATCAGATTATGAAGATTTCCCACTGCCCGGATAAGCTTATCTATTATGCTGAATTGATCGAGGATTATGAATTCATCTTGCAGTATTACTTGGATATTAGTGATTTCTCGAATTCTTTGAGGATCATGACGAAAATTTATACTTCTTCTAGTGACGAATCAAAAGAAATTATCTACAGAGCCTCAACGGTAATGTTGGCAAATGACCCTATGCAAACCATAGAGACTTGGTTAAAATTTAATGAGGACATCAATCATGAAAGGCTTTTACCGGCTATATTAACGTACAATAAAAACAATGAATCAATACCTATATATGAGAACTACAGTTTACAGTTCTTGCTGAAGATAGTTTACGAGAAGTCAATAAGGAGCGAACAGATTAATAATCATTATTTATCCTTGTTAATCACTTACCCAGAGAACGATAAAACGAGCAAGAAGCAAGCAACAAAACAAATTCTAAAGTTATTGAATTTCCTTAGCCAGGAGGCGACTAAGAAGAGACCTACTTACAACGCAAATTTTATATTGAGATTATGTTTGACATACAAGCAATTTCAACCAGCAGTTTGGATTTTGATCAATGATATGAATTTGTATGACATTGCATTGAGTTTGGCTTTGGACAATGACTTAACAGATTTGGGAGAATATGTGCTAAGAGCATATGATAACAGTCTTTCGAAGAAAGAGCGCATCAGTATCGAATCATCAGACAGGAGCTATGGAAGTGATGAAtacgaaaaagaagaggacatcaacttcataGGAAAAGTAAGACTAGAGGAAGAGTCTTACAATACCAGAAAAAAATTGTGGTTAATGTTTGCCAAATATTTGGTACAATTGGTATGTGAAGGCAAGATGCCGAATATACACTTCGATGACGAGGTGGATGTCGAAGAAAGCAAATCTGTTAATTCCCAAGCGGAAGTCAAGAAAACTGTTCAAGATGTTACTAATGACTTGGTTGAATCGATAACAAACgaaaagaaagacaagACAGTCCCTGATGTTGATCTGAAACAACTAAACAAAGTTCTTAAATATATCATCAGCCTTTCAAACTCTGGGCACAGCTCTGGGGTGATTGGATTGAAGGATTTGCTTCCTTTATTCccagaatcaattatgatcaacaactttaAGGAAGAAATCGTAAAGTCATTGAACCAGTATAACAACAAGATAAACCAGTTGACTTTGGAAATGAAGGAATCATTGAACATATCGTCAAATTTGAAGCTGCAAATTAGGGATTCGAACAAGATTTCTGAGAAAGCAAAGATATATTCTATAATAGAGCCTGGAGAACTGTGTCAAATATGCAAGAAGCTATTGATAAACAAAAATTTTATTTACTTTCCTAACTGTCATCACGGGCACCACAAGGATTGTCTTATCCGAGCTTACATTAAACTGAAGGGTAACTACAGATTCAAAAAGatatttctacattttAAAAAGAACCCATCAGCAGTGAATAAACGCGAGTTGGACGATATGATTACTCGTGAGTGTTTATTATGCAACGATGGCAACATTCTAGTGGTAGATAATTCTTTAATAGACTCTGACCGCGACCAATCTGAATTGATAGAGTGGGAATTGTGA
- the SPB1 gene encoding AdoMet-dependent rRNA methyltransferase SPB1 (2'-O-ribose RNA methyltransferase) (S-adenosyl-L-methionine-dependent methyltransferase), translating to MGKTQKKNSKGRLDRYYYLAKEKGYRARSSFKIIQINEKYGHFLEKSKVVIDLCAAPGSWCQVASQLCPINSLIIGVDIVPIKPLPNCITFQSDITTEDCRSRLRGHMKTWKADTVLHDGAPNVGLGWVQDAFTQSQLTLQALKLAVENLAAGGTFVTKIFRSRDYNNLMWVFQQLFDKVEATKPPASRTVSAEIFVVCKGFKAPKKLDPRLLDPKEVFEELAAGPENSEAKIFRPEKKTRHRTGYEEGDYLLYHEIPILEFIRSEDPITLLSSNNKLVEPSKEDHEWKILKKLRHCTPELLECIKDLKVLGRKEFKLILKFRKEARDLLGLEDKEDLNKSDLVEVEPLTEEQQIDKELEELSSKQKQKAKRAKKNANESKQKEIVRNQMNMLTDMNIGIEAAQIGSESLFNLKTAEKTGQLDKLAKGKKRMVFNDEEIAKGNDIHVDEDAENVATDDELDELEAQLDDMYNSYQERKAERDANYRAKKARGDVDDEAWDGIRSEDEDEDANLEERDYEMDSESESDSDDDEHIRLIADKKKEGLSKNAKVFFASDSIFGELTDDTLLKEIENKKLSSNVSSNGSARIFKSQDGQESEDSEDSESDESDFEIMPAEKEHEEVEDDSDSEQESIARQYSRAKSQQQRIDLATVEAMTLAHQVALGQKNKHDLIDEGINRNSFRDVDNLPEWFIDDEKRHSKIIKPITKEAAMAIKEKQKQLNARPIKKVLEAQGRKKMRALRRLEKLKKKSDLINEDSGKSERDKAEEIQKLMKKLTKKQKQKPKTTLVVARGSNRGLSGRPKGVKGKYKMVDGVMKNEQRALRRIAKKHKK from the coding sequence ATGGGTAAGAcgcaaaagaagaatagcAAGGGTCGTTTAGATAGATACTACTACCTCGCTAAAGAAAAAGGGTATAGGGCCCgttcttctttcaagatTATCCAAATAAACGAGAAGTATGGTCATTTCCTTGAAAAGTCCAAAGTTGTCATTGACTTATGTGCTGCACCTGGTTCTTGGTGTCAAGTGGCATCCCAGTTATGTCCGATCAACTCTTTAATCATTGGTGTTGATATCGTTCCTATCAAGCCATTACCAAATTGTATAACTTTCCAATCAGATATTACCACAGAAGATTGTAGATCTAGATTAAGAGGTCACATGAAAACATGGAAAGCAGACACAGTTCTTCACGATGGTGCTCCAAATGTGGGTTTAGGATGGGTTCAAGATGCCTTTACCCAATCTCAGTTAACTTTGCAAGCGTTGAAATTGGCAGTAGAGAACTTGGCGGCCGGCGGAACTTTTGTAaccaaaattttcagatccAGAGACTACAACAACTTAATGTGggttttccaacaattATTTGATAAAGTTGAAGCTACTAAACCTCCAGCATCTCGTACTGTTTCTGCTGAAATCTTCGTTGTATGTAAAGGTTTTAAAGCCCCTAAGAAGTTGGATCCTAGATTGTTGGATCCGAAAGAGGTTTTCGAAGAATTAGCGGCTGGCCCTGAAAATAGCGAGGCTAAAATATTCAGGCCAGAAAAAAAGACCAGGCACAGAACAGGTTATGAAGAGGGGGACTACTTGTTATATCACGAAATTCCAATTTTGGAATTCATACGAAGTGAAGATCCTATTACATTATTGAGCAGtaacaacaagttggtagAACcatcaaaagaagatcatgaatggaaaatcttgaaaaagttgagaCATTGCACTCCTGAATTACTTGAATGCATCAAGGATTTAAAGGTTTTAGGTAGAAAGGAATTCAAATTaatcttgaaattcagaaaagaagctcGTGATTTGTTGGGCttagaagacaaagaagaccTTAATAAAAGTGATTTAGTCGAAGTTGAACCTTTGACAGAAGAGCAGCAAATTGATAAAGAACTAGAGGAACTCAGCAGTAAGCAGAAACAAAAGGCTAAGAGAGCTAAGAAAAATGCAAACGAATCGAAGCAGAAGGAAATCGTACGAAACCAAATGAATATGTTGACAGATATGAACATAGGAATTGAAGCTGCTCAAATTGGCTCTGAATCATTATTCAACTTGAAAACTGCCGAAAAGACTGGACAATTGGATAAATTGGCAAAAGGTAAGAAAAGAATGGTTTTTAACGACGAAGAGATTGCCAAAGGAAATGACATTCATGTTGACGAAGACGCCGAAAACGTTGCAACGGATGACGAGCTTGACGAGTTGGAAGCCCAATTGGACGATATGTACAATTCTTATCAAGAAAGGAAGGCAGAGAGAGATGCAAACTACCGAGCAAAGAAAGCCAGAGGTGACGTTGACGATGAAGCTTGGGATGGTATTCgttcagaagatgaggatgaagatgccaatcttgaagagagaGACTATGAGATGGATTcagaatctgaatctgatTCCGATGATGATGAACATATCAGATTGATCGCagataagaagaaagaaggtTTATCAAAGAACGCGAAGGTGTTCTTTGCTTCAGATTCTATTTTTGGAGAATTAACAGATGATACATtattgaaagaaattgaaaataagAAGTTATCTTCAAATGTCTCCTCAAATGGTTCAGCAAGAATCTTTAAATCGCAAGATGGACAAGAATCGGAGGATAGCGAGGATTCTGAAAGTGACGAAAGTGACTTTGAGATTATGCCAGCAGAAAAGGAACacgaagaagtagaagacgACTCTGATTCCGAGCAAGAATCAATTGCTCGCCAATATTCGAGGGCAAAATCTCAACAGCAGCGTATTGATTTAGCAACGGTCGAAGCTATGACTTTGGCTCATCAGGTTGCTTTGGGTCAAAAGAATAAGCACGACTTGATTGATGAAGGTATTAACAGGAACTCTTTTAGAGATGTGGACAACTTACCAGAATGGTTtattgatgatgaaaagaGGCACTCCAAGATTATCAAACCCATAACCAAGGAAGCGGCTATGGCAATAAAAGAAAAGCAGAAGCAACTTAATGCAAGACCTATTAAAAAGGTTTTAGAGGCGCAGGGACGTAAGAAGATGAGAGCATTGAGAAGATTAGAGAAGCTTAAGAAGAAGTCCGACTTGATTAACGAAGACAGCGGCAAGTCTGAGAGAGATAAGGCTGAAGAaatccagaagttgatgaagaaattgaccaagaaacaaaaacaaaagCCCAAGACCACATTAGTTGTCGCCAGAGGTTCCAACAGAGGATTGAGTGGTAGACCAAAGGGTGTCAAGGGTAAATATAAGATGGTTGACGGTGTCATGAAGAATGAACAAAGGGCATTGAGAAGAATCGCTAAGAAGCATAAGAAGTAG